The proteins below come from a single Stigmatopora argus isolate UIUO_Sarg chromosome 11, RoL_Sarg_1.0, whole genome shotgun sequence genomic window:
- the LOC144084357 gene encoding annexin A4-like isoform X3, with translation MSYPGYPQQPGAYPPQAGGYPPQAGGYPPQAGGYPPQAGGYPPQGGGYPPQAGGYPPQAGGYPPQAGGYPSQPPQAGGYPPQAGGYPPQAGGYPPAPPQGSWGGGPPGGYPAIGMNHLANPGYNAGMPGGSAPQGPGMVYPGQQPLPGYPGAPSPNPTGFGAAPAPMPGYPNVPSPNLSYGGGAMPVAPPVKKGFRGTIKDFPGADPLKDVEVLRKAMKGFGTDEQAIIDLLGSRSNKQRVPLLRSYKTSYGKDLIKDLNSELSGDFKKLVMAMLKSPYEFDASEIHRAIKGAGTDEACIIEILSSRSNGEIKEIARFYKTEFKKSMEDAISSDTSGHFRRLLISLAQGNRDERPNVDLSLVKQDAQALYAAGEMKLGTDESKFNAILCARSKNHLRAVFMEYQKMAGRDIEKSIGREMSGDLESGMLAVVKCIKNTPAYFAERLYKSMKGMGTTDTTLVRIMVSRSEVDMLDIRQEYLKNYRKSLYKDISGDTSGDYKKLLLKLCGGSD, from the exons ATGAGCTACCCAGGATACCCACAACAACCGGGTGCCTACCCTCCCCAGGCCGGGGGCTACCCACCCCAGGCAGGAGGCTACCCACCCCAGGCAGGAGGATACCCACCCCAGGCGGGAGGCTACCCACCTCAAGGGGGAGGCTACCCACCTCAAGCAGGAGGCTACCCACCCCAGGCTGGGGGGTACCCACCCCAAGCCGGAGGTTACCCCTCTCAGCCACCCCAGGCCGGGGGCTACCCACCCCAAGCCGGAGGTTACCCCCCTCAGGCTGGAGGCTACCCACCAGCACCTCCGCAAG GAAGTTGGGGAGGCGGGCCTCCCGGTGGATATCCCGCCATCGGCATGAACCACCTGGCTAACCCCGGCTACAATGCTGGCATG CCAGGAGGAAGCGCCCCCCAAGGTCCAGGGATGGTCTACCCGGGCCAGCAGCCGCTTCCCGGCTACCCCGGCGCCCCGTCTCCCAACCCCACCGGCTTCGGGGCCGCGCCGGCACCAATGCCGGGGTACCCGAATGTCCCCTCGCCGAATCTGTCCTATGGAGGCGGAGCCATGCCGGTGGCCCCACCCGTCAAa AAAGGGTTCAGAGGGACAATCAAAGACTTCCCCGGAGCCGACCCCCTCAAAGACGTGGAGGTCCTGAGGAAAGCCATGAAGGGCTTCG GAACGGATGAACAAGCCATCATTGACTTGCTGGGGAGTCGCTCAAACAAGCAACGCGTTCCTCTGCTACGTTCCTACAAAACCTCCTATGGGAAG GATCTGATCAAAGACCTCAACTCGGAACTGTCAGGCGACTTCAAGAAGCTGGTCATGGCCATGTTGAAGAGCCCGTACGAGTTTGACGCGTCGGAGATCCACCGCGCCATCAAG GGCGCCGGGACCGACGAAGCCTGTATCATCGAGATCCTGTCGTCACGTTCCAACGGCGAAATCAAGGAGATAGCGCGTTTTTACAAAACGG AATTCAAGAAGTCCATGGAGGACGCCATCAGCAGCGACACCTCCGGGCATTTCCGCAGACTCCTGATTTCTCTCGCGCAG GGCAATCGCGACGAAAGACCCAATGTGGATCTTTCGCTGGTCAAGCAAGACGCTCAG GCCCTCTACGCCGCCGGGGAAATGAAACTGGGGACGGACGAGTCCAAGTTCAATGCCATCCTTTGTGCCAGGAGCAAAAACCACCTCAGGGCAG TTTTTATGGAGTACCAGAAGATGGCTGGCAGGGATATCGAGAAGAGCATCGGCAGAGAGATGTCGGGAGATTTGGAAAGTGGAATGCTGGCTGTGG TGAAGTGTATTAAAAATACACCGGCCTACTTTGCTGAGCGGCTTTACAAATCCATGAAG GGCATGGGAACCACAGACACCACCCTCGTCCGAATCATGGTGTCCCGTTCCGAGGTGGACATGCTGGACATCCGCCAGGAATATTTGAAAAACTACAGGAAGTCGCTGTACAAGGACATCTCC GGTGACACATCAGGGGACTACAAGAAACTCCTTCTCAAACTGTGTGGCGGCAGTGACTAA
- the LOC144084357 gene encoding annexin A4-like isoform X2 produces MEWKKCVLFAFFDVLTAASVSQRPVGVASQDGIRLKGASHRRPASNVVQRTRRIPGRRAPTDPTMSYPGYPQQPGAYPPQAGGYPPQAGGYPPQAGGYPPQAGGYPPQGGGYPPQAGGYPPQAGGYPPQAGGYPPQAGGYPPAPPQGSWGGGPPGGYPAIGMNHLANPGYNAGMPGGSAPQGPGMVYPGQQPLPGYPGAPSPNPTGFGAAPAPMPGYPNVPSPNLSYGGGAMPVAPPVKKGFRGTIKDFPGADPLKDVEVLRKAMKGFGTDEQAIIDLLGSRSNKQRVPLLRSYKTSYGKDLIKDLNSELSGDFKKLVMAMLKSPYEFDASEIHRAIKGAGTDEACIIEILSSRSNGEIKEIARFYKTEFKKSMEDAISSDTSGHFRRLLISLAQGNRDERPNVDLSLVKQDAQALYAAGEMKLGTDESKFNAILCARSKNHLRAVFMEYQKMAGRDIEKSIGREMSGDLESGMLAVVKCIKNTPAYFAERLYKSMKGMGTTDTTLVRIMVSRSEVDMLDIRQEYLKNYRKSLYKDISGDTSGDYKKLLLKLCGGSD; encoded by the exons ATGGAG TGGAAAAAATGCGTTTTGTTTGCTTTCTTTGACGTTTTGACAGCAGCGAGTGTGAGTCAACGACCAGTGGGCGTGGCTTCTCAAGATGGAATCCGCCTCAAGGGAGCCTCCCACCGGCGGCCAGCCTCAAACGTCGTCCAGCGTACTCGACGAATACCAGGAAGAAGAGCTCCAACAGACCCAA CCATGAGCTACCCAGGATACCCACAACAACCGGGTGCCTACCCTCCCCAGGCCGGGGGCTACCCACCCCAGGCAGGAGGCTACCCACCCCAGGCAGGAGGATACCCACCCCAGGCGGGAGGCTACCCACCTCAAGGGGGAGGCTACCCACCTCAAGCAGGAGGCTACCCACCCCAGGCTGGGGGGTACCCACCCCAAGCCGGAG GTTACCCCCCTCAGGCTGGAGGCTACCCACCAGCACCTCCGCAAG GAAGTTGGGGAGGCGGGCCTCCCGGTGGATATCCCGCCATCGGCATGAACCACCTGGCTAACCCCGGCTACAATGCTGGCATG CCAGGAGGAAGCGCCCCCCAAGGTCCAGGGATGGTCTACCCGGGCCAGCAGCCGCTTCCCGGCTACCCCGGCGCCCCGTCTCCCAACCCCACCGGCTTCGGGGCCGCGCCGGCACCAATGCCGGGGTACCCGAATGTCCCCTCGCCGAATCTGTCCTATGGAGGCGGAGCCATGCCGGTGGCCCCACCCGTCAAa AAAGGGTTCAGAGGGACAATCAAAGACTTCCCCGGAGCCGACCCCCTCAAAGACGTGGAGGTCCTGAGGAAAGCCATGAAGGGCTTCG GAACGGATGAACAAGCCATCATTGACTTGCTGGGGAGTCGCTCAAACAAGCAACGCGTTCCTCTGCTACGTTCCTACAAAACCTCCTATGGGAAG GATCTGATCAAAGACCTCAACTCGGAACTGTCAGGCGACTTCAAGAAGCTGGTCATGGCCATGTTGAAGAGCCCGTACGAGTTTGACGCGTCGGAGATCCACCGCGCCATCAAG GGCGCCGGGACCGACGAAGCCTGTATCATCGAGATCCTGTCGTCACGTTCCAACGGCGAAATCAAGGAGATAGCGCGTTTTTACAAAACGG AATTCAAGAAGTCCATGGAGGACGCCATCAGCAGCGACACCTCCGGGCATTTCCGCAGACTCCTGATTTCTCTCGCGCAG GGCAATCGCGACGAAAGACCCAATGTGGATCTTTCGCTGGTCAAGCAAGACGCTCAG GCCCTCTACGCCGCCGGGGAAATGAAACTGGGGACGGACGAGTCCAAGTTCAATGCCATCCTTTGTGCCAGGAGCAAAAACCACCTCAGGGCAG TTTTTATGGAGTACCAGAAGATGGCTGGCAGGGATATCGAGAAGAGCATCGGCAGAGAGATGTCGGGAGATTTGGAAAGTGGAATGCTGGCTGTGG TGAAGTGTATTAAAAATACACCGGCCTACTTTGCTGAGCGGCTTTACAAATCCATGAAG GGCATGGGAACCACAGACACCACCCTCGTCCGAATCATGGTGTCCCGTTCCGAGGTGGACATGCTGGACATCCGCCAGGAATATTTGAAAAACTACAGGAAGTCGCTGTACAAGGACATCTCC GGTGACACATCAGGGGACTACAAGAAACTCCTTCTCAAACTGTGTGGCGGCAGTGACTAA
- the LOC144084357 gene encoding annexin A4-like isoform X1, which yields MEWKKCVLFAFFDVLTAASVSQRPVGVASQDGIRLKGASHRRPASNVVQRTRRIPGRRAPTDPTMSYPGYPQQPGAYPPQAGGYPPQAGGYPPQAGGYPPQAGGYPPQGGGYPPQAGGYPPQAGGYPPQAGGYPSQPPQAGGYPPQAGGYPPQAGGYPPAPPQGSWGGGPPGGYPAIGMNHLANPGYNAGMPGGSAPQGPGMVYPGQQPLPGYPGAPSPNPTGFGAAPAPMPGYPNVPSPNLSYGGGAMPVAPPVKKGFRGTIKDFPGADPLKDVEVLRKAMKGFGTDEQAIIDLLGSRSNKQRVPLLRSYKTSYGKDLIKDLNSELSGDFKKLVMAMLKSPYEFDASEIHRAIKGAGTDEACIIEILSSRSNGEIKEIARFYKTEFKKSMEDAISSDTSGHFRRLLISLAQGNRDERPNVDLSLVKQDAQALYAAGEMKLGTDESKFNAILCARSKNHLRAVFMEYQKMAGRDIEKSIGREMSGDLESGMLAVVKCIKNTPAYFAERLYKSMKGMGTTDTTLVRIMVSRSEVDMLDIRQEYLKNYRKSLYKDISGDTSGDYKKLLLKLCGGSD from the exons ATGGAG TGGAAAAAATGCGTTTTGTTTGCTTTCTTTGACGTTTTGACAGCAGCGAGTGTGAGTCAACGACCAGTGGGCGTGGCTTCTCAAGATGGAATCCGCCTCAAGGGAGCCTCCCACCGGCGGCCAGCCTCAAACGTCGTCCAGCGTACTCGACGAATACCAGGAAGAAGAGCTCCAACAGACCCAA CCATGAGCTACCCAGGATACCCACAACAACCGGGTGCCTACCCTCCCCAGGCCGGGGGCTACCCACCCCAGGCAGGAGGCTACCCACCCCAGGCAGGAGGATACCCACCCCAGGCGGGAGGCTACCCACCTCAAGGGGGAGGCTACCCACCTCAAGCAGGAGGCTACCCACCCCAGGCTGGGGGGTACCCACCCCAAGCCGGAGGTTACCCCTCTCAGCCACCCCAGGCCGGGGGCTACCCACCCCAAGCCGGAGGTTACCCCCCTCAGGCTGGAGGCTACCCACCAGCACCTCCGCAAG GAAGTTGGGGAGGCGGGCCTCCCGGTGGATATCCCGCCATCGGCATGAACCACCTGGCTAACCCCGGCTACAATGCTGGCATG CCAGGAGGAAGCGCCCCCCAAGGTCCAGGGATGGTCTACCCGGGCCAGCAGCCGCTTCCCGGCTACCCCGGCGCCCCGTCTCCCAACCCCACCGGCTTCGGGGCCGCGCCGGCACCAATGCCGGGGTACCCGAATGTCCCCTCGCCGAATCTGTCCTATGGAGGCGGAGCCATGCCGGTGGCCCCACCCGTCAAa AAAGGGTTCAGAGGGACAATCAAAGACTTCCCCGGAGCCGACCCCCTCAAAGACGTGGAGGTCCTGAGGAAAGCCATGAAGGGCTTCG GAACGGATGAACAAGCCATCATTGACTTGCTGGGGAGTCGCTCAAACAAGCAACGCGTTCCTCTGCTACGTTCCTACAAAACCTCCTATGGGAAG GATCTGATCAAAGACCTCAACTCGGAACTGTCAGGCGACTTCAAGAAGCTGGTCATGGCCATGTTGAAGAGCCCGTACGAGTTTGACGCGTCGGAGATCCACCGCGCCATCAAG GGCGCCGGGACCGACGAAGCCTGTATCATCGAGATCCTGTCGTCACGTTCCAACGGCGAAATCAAGGAGATAGCGCGTTTTTACAAAACGG AATTCAAGAAGTCCATGGAGGACGCCATCAGCAGCGACACCTCCGGGCATTTCCGCAGACTCCTGATTTCTCTCGCGCAG GGCAATCGCGACGAAAGACCCAATGTGGATCTTTCGCTGGTCAAGCAAGACGCTCAG GCCCTCTACGCCGCCGGGGAAATGAAACTGGGGACGGACGAGTCCAAGTTCAATGCCATCCTTTGTGCCAGGAGCAAAAACCACCTCAGGGCAG TTTTTATGGAGTACCAGAAGATGGCTGGCAGGGATATCGAGAAGAGCATCGGCAGAGAGATGTCGGGAGATTTGGAAAGTGGAATGCTGGCTGTGG TGAAGTGTATTAAAAATACACCGGCCTACTTTGCTGAGCGGCTTTACAAATCCATGAAG GGCATGGGAACCACAGACACCACCCTCGTCCGAATCATGGTGTCCCGTTCCGAGGTGGACATGCTGGACATCCGCCAGGAATATTTGAAAAACTACAGGAAGTCGCTGTACAAGGACATCTCC GGTGACACATCAGGGGACTACAAGAAACTCCTTCTCAAACTGTGTGGCGGCAGTGACTAA
- the LOC144084362 gene encoding annexin A4-like isoform X1 yields the protein MSKLAYPLQLDAYPPLAGVYPLQLDVYTPPEYIPVPLPGPKPTYVLPPPMPNPSPPVNKEFRGTIKDFPGADPLKDVEVLRKAIKSKDRQAIVDLLASRSNKQRLLLLIPYKTAYGKDLIKDLNSELSGDFKKLVMAMLKSPSEFDASEMKRAIEGLGTDEDCLIEILSSRSNSEIKEMARLYKTVDEDGGASESMEDAITGDTSCNFRKLLISLAQGNRDESTNVDLSLAKKDAQALYAAGEAKWGTDESKFNAVLCGRSKNHLRAVFEEYLEMFEVDIEKSIRREMSGDLKSGMLAVVKCIKNTPAYFAEQLYKSIKACRTTLIRVMVSRSEVDMLDIRQEYLKKYHKSLAKDIKVSSLAEPMASVGGQPMKKRQAGRPKASPPPLSLNRTAHQGTTRISFSNCVAAMTKTNRNPFCRRIVKALMLHLQSAKMHARQSRCSLASEH from the exons ATGAGCAAACTAGCATACCCACTACAACTGGATGCCTACCCACCACTAGCTGGAGTCTACCCACTACAACTGGATGTCTACACACCCCCAGAGTACATACCAGTACCTCTGCCAG GTCCCAAGCCCACCTATGTCTTGCCGCCGCCAATGCCGAATCCGTCCCCACCCGTCAac AAAGAGTTCAGAGGGACCATCAAAGACTTCCCCGGAGCCGACCCCCTCAAAGACGTGGAGGTCCTGAGGAAAGCCATAAAGAGCAAGG ATCGACAGGCCATCGTTGACTTGCTGGCGAGTCGCTCAAACAAGCAACGCCTTCTTCTGCTAATTCCCTACAAAACCGCCTATGGGAAG GATTTGATCAAAGACCTCAACTCGGAACTGTCAGGCGACTTCAAGAAGCTGGTCATGGCCATGTTGAAGAGCCCGTCCGAGTTTGACGCGTCGGAGATGAAGCGCGCCATCGAG GGCCTCGGGACCGATGAAGACTGTCTCATCGAGATCCTGTCGTCGCGTTCCAACAGCGAAATCAAGGAGATGGCGCGTCTTTACAAAACGGTTGACGAAGACGGCGGCGCCAGCGAGTCGATGGAGGACGCCATCACCGGCGACACCTCCTGCAATTTCCGCAAACTCCTGATTTCCCTCGCGCAG GGCAATCGTGACGAAAGTACCAACGTGGATCTTTCGCTGGCCAAGAAAGACGCTCAG GCCCTCTACGCCGCCGGGGAAGCGAAATGGGGGACGGACGAGTCCAAGTTCAATGCCGTCCTTTGTGGCAGGAGCAAAAACCACCTCCGGGCAG TTTTTGAGGAGTACCTGGAGATGTTTGAAGTGGATATCGAGAAGAGCATCCGCAGGGAGATGTCGGGAGATCTGAAAAGTGGAATGCTGGCTGTGG TGAAGTGTATTAAAAATACACCGGCCTACTTTGCTGAGCAGCTTTACAAATCCATCAAG GCCTGCAGAACCACCCTCATCCGAGTCATGGTGTCCCGTTCCGAGGTGGACATGCTGGACATCCGCCAGGAATATTTGAAAAAGTACCACAAGTCGCTGGCCAAGGACATCAAGGTGAGTAGCCTCGCCGAGCCAATGGCGTcggtcggtggccagccaatgaaaaaaaggcaggcaggcaggccaaaggcttcccccccccccttatcTCTTAACAGGACGGCACATCAGGGGACTACAAGAATCTCCTTCTCAAACTGTGTGGCGGCAATGACTAAAACCAATCGCAATCCTTTTTGCCGTCGTATCGTCAAAGCCTTAATGCTACATTTGCAAAGCGCAAAAATGCATGCACGCCAATCTAGATGTAGCCTTGCAAGCGAACACTAA
- the LOC144084362 gene encoding annexin A11-like isoform X3 yields MNHLANYNAGMPGGSAPQGPGMVNPGAPSPDPTGSGDPSSNPSLGGGAMPLAPPVNKEFRGTIKDFPGAHPLKDVEVLRKAMKSNECILYFTDQKAIVELLGSRSNKQRLLLLIPYKTAYGKDLIKDLNKKLSNDCGNLVTAMMKSPSEFDASEIHRAIAGLGTDEVCLTEILSSRSNGELKEMARLYKMEFPESMEDAISNDTSGHFRRLLISLAQGNRDESTNVDLSLAKQDARDIFSAGEEKLGTDESKFNGILCGRNKKHLLAVFEEYLKMFKMDIEKSISREMVGDLKSGMLAVVKCIKNTPAYFAEQLYKSMQGLGTKDTTLIRVMVSRSEVDMLDIRQEYLKMYHKSLAKDIKGDTSGDYKKLLLKLCGGSD; encoded by the exons ATGAACCACCTGGCCAACTACAATGCTGGCATG CCAGGAGGAAGCGCCCCCCAAGGTCCAGGGATGGTCAACCCCGGCGCCCCGTCTCCCGACCCCACCGGCTCGGGGGACCCCTCGTCGAATCCGTCCCTCGGAGGCGGAGCCATGCCGTTGGCCCCACCCGTCAac AAAGAGTTCAGAGGGACCATCAAAGACTTCCCCGGAGCCCACCCCCTCAAAGACGTGGAGGTCCTGAGGAAAGCCATGAAGAGCAACG AATGCATTTTATATTTCACAGATCAAAAGGCCATCGTTGAGTTGCTGGGGAGTCGCTCAAACAAGCAACGCCTTCTTCTGCTAATTCCCTACAAAACCGCCTATGGGAAG GATCTGATCAAAGACCTCAACAAGAAACTGTCGAACGACTGCGGTAATCTGGTCACGGCCATGATGAAAAGCCCGTCCGAGTTCGACGCGTCGGAGATCCACCGCGCCATCGCG GGCCTCGGGACCGACGAAGTCTGTCTCACCGAGATCCTGTCGTCGCGTTCCAACGGTGAACTCAAGGAGATGGCGCGCCTTTACAAAATGG AATTCCCGGAGTCTATGGAGGACGCCATCAGCAACGACACCTCCGGGCATTTCCGCAGACTCCTGATTTCTCTCGCGCAG GGCAATCGTGACGAAAGTACCAACGTGGATCTTTCGCTGGCCAAGCAAGACGCTCGG GACATCTTCTCCGCCGGGGAAGAGAAACTAGGGACGGACGAGTCCAAGTTCAATGGCATCCTTTGTGGCAGGAACAAAAAACACCTCCTGGCAG TTTTTGAGGAGTACCTGAAGATGTTTAAAATGGATATCGAGAAGAGCATCAGCAGGGAGATGGTGGGAGATTTGAAAAGTGGAATGCTGGCTGTGG TGAAGTGTATTAAGAATACACCGGCCTACTTTGCTGAGCAGCTTTACAAATCCATGCAG GGCCTGGGAACCAAAGACACCACCCTCATCCGAGTCATGGTGTCCCGTTCTGAGGTGGACATGCTGGACATCCGCCAggaatatttgaaaatgtatcaCAAGTCGCTGGCCAAGGACATCAAG GGCGACACATCAGGGGACTACAAGAAACTCCTTCTCAAACTGTGTGGCGGCAGTGACTAA
- the LOC144084362 gene encoding annexin A11-like isoform X2 produces MSNPAHPPQLDGCSPQLDAYPPLAGGFRGTIKDFPGADPLKDVEVLRNAIKSNDQKAIVELLGSRSNKQRLLLLIPYKTAYGKDLIKDLNKKLSNDCGNLVTAMMKSPSEFDASEIHRAIAGLGTDEVCLTEILSSRSNGELKEMARLYKMEFPESMEDAISNDTSGHFRRLLISLAQGNRDESTNVDLSLAKQDARDIFSAGEEKLGTDESKFNGILCGRNKKHLLAVFEEYLKMFKMDIEKSISREMVGDLKSGMLAVVKCIKNTPAYFAEQLYKSMQGLGTKDTTLIRVMVSRSEVDMLDIRQEYLKMYHKSLAKDIKGDTSGDYKKLLLKLCGGSD; encoded by the exons ATGAGCAACCCAGCACACCCACCACAACTGGATGGCTGCTCACCCCAACTGGATGCCTACCCACCCCTAGCAGGTGGGTTCAGAGGGACCATCAAAGACTTCCCCGGAGCCGACCCCCTCAAAGACGTGGAGGTCCTGAGGAACGCCATAAAGAGCAACG ATCAAAAGGCCATCGTTGAGTTGCTGGGGAGTCGCTCAAACAAGCAACGCCTTCTTCTGCTAATTCCCTACAAAACCGCCTATGGGAAG GATCTGATCAAAGACCTCAACAAGAAACTGTCGAACGACTGCGGTAATCTGGTCACGGCCATGATGAAAAGCCCGTCCGAGTTCGACGCGTCGGAGATCCACCGCGCCATCGCG GGCCTCGGGACCGACGAAGTCTGTCTCACCGAGATCCTGTCGTCGCGTTCCAACGGTGAACTCAAGGAGATGGCGCGCCTTTACAAAATGG AATTCCCGGAGTCTATGGAGGACGCCATCAGCAACGACACCTCCGGGCATTTCCGCAGACTCCTGATTTCTCTCGCGCAG GGCAATCGTGACGAAAGTACCAACGTGGATCTTTCGCTGGCCAAGCAAGACGCTCGG GACATCTTCTCCGCCGGGGAAGAGAAACTAGGGACGGACGAGTCCAAGTTCAATGGCATCCTTTGTGGCAGGAACAAAAAACACCTCCTGGCAG TTTTTGAGGAGTACCTGAAGATGTTTAAAATGGATATCGAGAAGAGCATCAGCAGGGAGATGGTGGGAGATTTGAAAAGTGGAATGCTGGCTGTGG TGAAGTGTATTAAGAATACACCGGCCTACTTTGCTGAGCAGCTTTACAAATCCATGCAG GGCCTGGGAACCAAAGACACCACCCTCATCCGAGTCATGGTGTCCCGTTCTGAGGTGGACATGCTGGACATCCGCCAggaatatttgaaaatgtatcaCAAGTCGCTGGCCAAGGACATCAAG GGCGACACATCAGGGGACTACAAGAAACTCCTTCTCAAACTGTGTGGCGGCAGTGACTAA
- the LOC144084363 gene encoding annexin A11-like: MRAPRWQGWHARRKCPPRSRDCPVSQAHRLGDRAGTNAESVPTRQRKKKKNRTPERSFGPTVDVVIVFLQKEFRGTIKDFPGADPLKDVEVLRNAIKSNDRQAIIDLLGSRSNKQRLLLLIPYKTTYGKDLIKDLISDLSGDFKKLFTAMLKSPSEFDASEIHRAISGLGTDEVCLTEILSSRSNGEIKEMARIYKMKFPQSMEDAISNDTSGHFRRLLISLAQGNRDESTNVDLSLAKQDARDIFSAGEEKLGTDESKFNGILCGRNKNHLRSVFEEYLKMFKMDIEKSISREMVGDLESGMLAVVKCIKNTPAYFAEQLYKSMKGLGTRNNNLIRVMVSRSEVDMLDIRQEYLKKYHKSLAKDISGDTSGDYKKLLLKLCGGSD, encoded by the exons ATGCGGGCCCCCCGGTGGCAAGGCTGGCACG CCAGGAGGAAGTGCCCCCCAAGGTCCAGGGATTGTCCCGTCTCCCAAGCCCATCGACTTGGAGACCGCGCCGGCACCAATGCCGAATCCGTCCCCACCCGTCAacgtaagaagaaaaaaaacaggacgccGGAACGGTCATTTGGACCAACCGTTGACGtcgtaattgtgtttttacagAAGGAGTTCAGAGGGACCATCAAAGACTTCCCTGGAGCCGACCCCCTCAAGGACGTGGAGGTCCTGAGGAACGCCATAAAGAGCAACG ATCGACAGGCCATCATTGACTTGCTGGGGAGTCGCTCAAACAAGCAACGCCTTCTTCTGCTAATTCCCTACAAAACCACCTATGGGAAG GATCTGATCAAAGACCTCATCTCGGACCTGTCAGGCGACTTCAAGAAGCTGTTCACGGCCATGTTGAAGAGCCCGTCCGAGTTCGACGCGTCGGAGATCCACCGCGCCATTTCG GGCCTCGGGACCGACGAAGTCTGTCTCACCGAGATCCTGTCGTCACGTTCCAACGGCGAAATCAAGGAGATGGCACGCATTTACAAAATGA AATTCCCGCAGTCTATGGAGGACGCCATCAGCAACGACACCTCCGGGCATTTCCGCAGACTCCTGATTTCTCTCGCGCAG GGCAATCGTGACGAAAGTACCAACGTGGATCTTTCGCTGGCCAAGCAAGACGCTCGG GACATCTTCTCCGCCGGGGAAGAGAAACTAGGGACGGACGAGTCCAAGTTCAATGGCATCCTTTGTGGCAGGAACAAAAACCACCTCCGGTCAG TTTTTGAGGAGTACCTGAAGATGTTTAAAATGGATATCGAGAAGAGCATCAGCAGGGAGATGGTGGGAGATTTGGAAAGTGGAATGCTGGCTGTGG TGAAGTGTATTAAAAATACACCGGCCTACTTTGCTGAGCAGCTTTACAAATCCATGAAG GGCCTGGGAACCAGAAACAACAACCTCATCCGAGTCATGGTGTCCCGTTCTGAGGTGGACATGCTGGACATCCGCCAGGAATATTTGAAAAAGTACCACAAGTCGCTGGCCAAGGACATCTCC GGCGACACATCAGGGGACTACAAGAAGCTCCTTCTCAAACTGTGTGGCGGCAGTGACTAA